The following proteins are encoded in a genomic region of Populus trichocarpa isolate Nisqually-1 chromosome 13, P.trichocarpa_v4.1, whole genome shotgun sequence:
- the LOC7489651 gene encoding U11/U12 small nuclear ribonucleoprotein 65 kDa protein: MAAFPSAQNFTNTQMQNFGFQGTEVKAESVESQVIVTLLIKHLPEDIPFDTLSRLFSHYGAFSVRPCNSGRLRNCAFVDFQSEGLAYQAHRQLNGLRFLGKVLSVERASKLNEDSKFKQSEAQQGKDSVLPTSLMKDASVTRDVIEGSNFGSLPASEPIAPRLGVDYPFPPHLEYAYPPPDGNILTNIVNALIAVPRFYTQVLHLMNKMNIPAPFRMALPTPPLPLPPPSPPPPPPPPCLTENSSLAEQSSSESEMESSDEEVDDKAPYGASGAVKQRRKRIKRKAIVGPAADKDVVHESVGLKPASLVPKEIPIIKKKNTVLQIKIAPKVTHNEYKDDSIMTESEDPGTEGSDQKHYATAEEIESKRLVPEEILSLPKFKNYTVGNPASVLYIKNLDKEVVADDFFYIFGSLFGSIDAAKSGLSVKLMQEGRMRGQAFVTFSSVELAHQALNLVNGYVFKDKPMIIQFGRNPSAAKPN, translated from the exons ATGGCTGCTTTTCCTTCTGCACAGAATTTTACGAATACCCAGATGCAGAATTTTGGGTTTCAAGGCACAGAGGTGAAAGCAGAGTCAGTAGAATCACAAGTGATTGTTACCCTTTTGATTAAACACCTCCCTGAAGATATCCCTTTTGACACACTTTCAAGACTTTTCTCTCATTATGGTGCTTTCTCTGTCCGCCCTTGCAATTCTGGAAG ATTGAGAAATTGTGCCTTTGTGGATTTCCAAAGTGAAGGACTGGCTTATCAAGCGCATCGTCAGTTAAATGG GCTGAGGTTTCTTGGCAAGGTCTTATCGGTGGAGAGAGCTAGTAAGCTAAATGAGGATAGTAAATTTAAACAAAGTGAGGCTCAACAAGGAAAGGATTCTGTACTACCAACATCTTTGATGAAGGATGCTTCTGTGACTAGAGATGTCATTGAAGGTTCAAATTTTGGGTCCTTACCTGCTAGTGAACCAATTGCACCAAGGCTTGGTGTTGACTATCCATTTCCTCCTCACTTGGA GTATGCTTACCCTCCACCAGATGGAAACATTCTGACCAACATTGTAAATGCTCTTATTGCTGTTCCTCGCTTCTATACACAG GTGTTGCATTTGATGAACAAAATGAATATTCCAGCTCCATTTCGAATGGCCCTACCCACTCCACCTCTACCACTGCCACCACcctctcctccaccaccacccccTCCTCCATGTTTAACTGAAAATTCTTCACTGGCAGAGCAATCTAGTAGCGAGTCAGAAATGGAGTCTTCGGATGAG GAGGTTGATGATAAAGCCCCTTATGGAGCCTCAGGAGCTgttaaacaaagaagaaaacgCATTAAACGGAAAGCAATTGTAGGACCTGCAGCTGATAAAGACGTGGTTCATGAATCTGTTGGCCTGAAACCTGCCTCCTTGGTCCCAAAAGAAATTccaattataaagaaaaagaataccGTGCTGCAG ATTAAGATCGCACCAAAAGTAACTCATAATGAATATAAGGATGATAGCATTATGACAGAATCTGAGGACCCAGGCACAGAGGGTTCAGATCAGAAACACTATGCAACTGCAGAAGAAATAGAGAGTAAAAGGCTCGTTCCAGAGGAAATTTTATCACTTCCAAAGTTTAAG AACTACACAGTTGGGAATCCTGCATCTGTTCTGTACATAAAGAACCTTGACAAAGAAGTGGTTGCTGATGATTTCTTCTACATATTTG GATCACTATTTGGAAGCATTGATGCAGCTAAAAGTGGCCTCAGTGTCAAGTTGATGCAG GAGGGAAGAATGAGGGGTCAAGCTTTTGTAACGTTTTCATCAGTTGAACTTGCCCATCAAGCTCTG AATCTAGTGAATGGATATGTATTCAAAGACAAACCGATGATCATACAATTTGGTCGGAATCCTTCAGCTGCCAAGCCAAATTAG
- the LOC7489652 gene encoding pentatricopeptide repeat-containing protein At1g09220, mitochondrial, producing MTTCMHASCGKPRHLASMLRLTRPCFVYFTNKTIARTAKASLCFLTSQRLFTTIKQEEQKLSHLLTLLLQNPTKTHQPTLQVHSFLLSTGLLSHSILLFNTLLRLYSFGDQPHLAFLLYKQMQEVYFHSSSLPPPSFDSFTYFFLVNTSTNCSCPILGTQFHSRIFKVGFQYHVYVQTALLNMYLSSGVLGDAMILFDEMPKRNVVTWNVMITGLVKWGKLEFASSLFDEMPEKNVVSWTGIIDGYIRNNKYSEGLSLFRRMVVCEGIKPTEITILAILPAISNMGELKSCSLIHGYAEKRGFNAFDIRVANSIIDCYSKCGCIASAFKFFEDISVERKNLVSWTSIISGFAMHGMWKEAVEYFERMEKAGLKPNRVTFLSVLNACSHGGLVDEGLRCFYKMVNEHGVLPDIKHYGCVVDMLGRTGRLEEAENMALEIPSEIVNVVIWRTLLGACSFHGNVEMGERVTRKIMEMERGYGGDYVLMYNIFAGAGRYEDAERLRKLMNKRNAFKLPGNSLV from the coding sequence ATGACTACATGTATGCATGCAAGTTGTGGAAAGCCAAGGCACCTTGCAAGTATGCTTAGGTTGACAAGGCCATGCTTTGTTTACttcacaaacaaaacaatagcAAGAACAGCAAAAGCATCCCTTTGTTTTCTAACCTCACAAAGGTTATTTACAACaatcaaacaagaagaacaaaaacTAAGCCACTTGCTCACTCTGTTACTCCAGAACCCAACAAAAACCCACCAACCAACCCTACAAGTCCACTCATTTCTACTATCCACTGGCTTATTAAGCCATTCAATTCTGCTCTTCAACACCCTGCTTAGACTCTATTCTTTTGGTGATCAGCCCCACCTAGCTTTCTTGCTCTACAAACAGATGCAAGAAGTTTACTTTCACTCTTCTTCATTGCCTCCCCCTTCATTTGATAGCTTTACCTACTTTTTCCTCGTAAATACTAGCACTAACTGTTCTTGTCCAATTCTTGGAACTCAGTTTCATAGTCGTATATTCAAAGTGGGTTTtcaatatcatgtttatgtacAAACTGCTCTTTTGAATATGTACTTATCTAGTGGGGTTTTAGGTGAtgctatgattttgtttgatgaaatgcccAAGAGAAATGTGGTTACTTGGAATGTGATGATTACTGGGCTGGTTAAATGGGGTAAACTTGAATTTGCTAGTTCTCTCTTTGATGAGATGCCTGAAAAGAATGTTGTTTCATGGACTGGAATAATTGATGGGTATATCAGAAACAACAAGTATAGTGAGGGTTTGTCTTTGTTTCGAAGAATGGTTGTGTGTGAGGGTATAAAGCCTACTGAAATAACtattcttgcaattttaccgGCTATTTCTAATATGGGGGAGTTAAAATCTTGCAGCTTGATCCATGGTTATGCAGAGAAAAGAGGATTTAATGCTTTTGATATACGTGTTGCTAATTCGATTATAGATTGTTATTCGAAATGTGGTTGCATAGCGAGTGCCTTTAAGTTTTTTGAGGATATTTCGGTGGAGAGGAAGAATTTGGTATCATGGACATCCATCATTTCCGGGTTTGCAATGCATGGGATGTGGAAGGAAGCGGTGGAATATTTTGAAAGGATGGAGAAAGCAGGTTTGAAGCCAAATAGAGTGACATTCTTGAGTGTTTTGAATGCTTGTAGCCATGGCGGATTGGTTGACGAGGGGCTTAGGTGTTTTTACAAGATGGTGAATGAGCATGGAGTTTTGCCTGATATTAAGCATTATGGGTGTGTAGTAGACATGTTGGGGAGGACAGGGAGGCTAGAAGAAGCAGAGAATATGGCTTTAGAGATTCCTAGTGAGATTGTTAATGTTGTGATTTGGAGGACCCTGTTGGGTGCATGTAGCTTTCATGGTAATGTTGAGATGGGTGAGAGGGTTACAAGGAAGATAATGGAGATGGAGAGAGGATACGGAGGTGACTATGTGCTTATGTATAACATCTTTGCTGGTGCTGGACGGTATGAGGATGCTGAGAGGTTGAGAAAACTGATGAACAAGAGAAATGCCTTTAAACTTCCTGGCAATAGTTTGGTGTGA
- the LOC7489653 gene encoding blue copper protein, whose translation MASSQFIAFALVTIILPTLTMAAEHIVGDDKGWTVNFNYTTWASGKVFHVGDTIVFKYQPPHNLYKVDGNGFKNCVASGEALTSGNDIITLGSTGKKWYICGFGKHCSELGQKLVINVEAEAPAPTPIPNAAYGLAASGYQIIVAAVAVVAGMIVA comes from the exons ATGGCTTCTAGTCAGTTTATTGCCTTTGCCCTTGTCACAATTATTCTTCCCACGCTCACCATGGCAGCTGAACACATTGTTGGTGATGACAAAGGGTGGACTGTTAATTTTAACTACACAACTTGGGCTAGTGGCAAAGTATTTCATGTTGGTGACACAATAG TGTTCAAGTACCAGCCACCACACAATCTCTACAAGGTGGATGGCAACGGCTTTAAGAACTGTGTAGCTTCCGGAGAAGCTCTGACCAGTGGAAATGACATAATAACACTAGGCAGCACAGGAAAGAAATGGTACATTTGTGGGTTTGGCAAACATTGTTCCGAGCTTGGCCAGAAGCTAGTCATTAACGTGGAAGCTGAAGCTCCAGCACCTACTCCAATACCTAATGCTGCTTATGGACTTGCTGCATCAGGCTATCAGATTATTGTGGCAGCAGTGGCTGTGGTCGCAGGAATGATCGTGGCATGA
- the LOC18104113 gene encoding inactive protein RESTRICTED TEV MOVEMENT 2, which produces METFKLYYDDFEPFCQWKEDEHAILEIHLRGFKKQHLRVQIEEPGVVKITGERPIDGTLRCRFRKQIKIPKNCKTDEIRAKLSGDILQIILPKQTTAFPRKPGSTECITRSESMPSNYLLYIESSSWTLEMTTKLALQVAGVLAVVVAFGASAYKYCHCGHVEG; this is translated from the exons ATGGAAACCTTCAAGCTGtattatgatgattttgagcCCTTTTGCCAGTGGAAAGAGGATGAACATGCGATACTTGAGATCCATCTACGAG GATTCAAAAAACAACACCTGAGGGTCCAAATAGAGGAACCTGGTGTTGTGAAAATTACTGGAGAGCGACCTATAGATGGTACTCTACGTTGCCGCTTTCGTAAGCAAATCAAGATCCCAAAGAATTGTAAAACAGATGAAATTCGGGCTAAGTTATCTGGTGATATTCTTCAAATAATACTGCCTAAGCAAACAACTGCATTTCCTCGAAAACCAGGCAGCACTGAATGTATTACAAGAAGTGAAAGTATGCCATCAAATTACTTGTTATACATAGAGAGTTCAAGTTGGACACTAGAGATGACTACCAAGTTAGCTCTACAAGTTGCAGGAGTGCTTGCTGTGGTAGTGGCTTTTGGAGCTTCTGCTTACAAGTACTGTCATTGTGGTCATGTTGAAGGCTAA